The DNA sequence gtaaatacttaAAATAAATACCTAATGTATTTACGACTCAAAATTATCAATATATTTGTAGAGTACGTTTGCTGCAAAATAAATGTTACTTTGTTAGTTAATCGTATTTGCTCTTATCTAGCTTCCTGGGGGAGATCCTCTGACTGTTGTTCTTATCGGAAAAACGGGGAATGGAAAGAGTTCTGCTGGGAATCAAATACTTGGCCAGAACCTCTTTAGAGTCAGCGACGGCGCCACGTCTGAAACCGAAAAATGTACCAAGAAAACTAGAACGGAAGAGAGGGAAATAACAGTGATTGATACTCCTGGCGTTATTGATacaaaaattgtcaaaaaggTGAGGAGTTTGAAGGGCGCAGTGGGATTTATGAAGGAACTAGCGACAAGTTTAAAAGAAGTGGCAAAAATGTTCGTTTATGCTCCTCGTGGTTTCGATGCAATCCTTCTCCTTGCTCAGTTTGGCTCTCGATTCACCCGAGACGACGATGACGCATTGAAAATGCTGTTGAAATTCTTGAAAGAAGACTCCCAGAACTACATGATACTGGTATTGACCCATGGAGACGAGGCTGAATATCATGCAAGCGAGGAACGCATCGCCGTTGaggaatatttgaaaaattggaTAGACAGAATGgatgattggctgaaaaagtTTATTCATGAAGGTATAAAGGACCGAGTAGTTTTGTTCAACTGCAGGTTGAAGCCAGATAAAAAACCCGAGGCTTACAAGAAACAGCTATGCAAATTAATCGAGGTAAATATTAATTGTTGATACGGTCCGGCAATTAGATTGATATTAAAGTTCTAGTTTTCTGAACAAGTGTATTTTTCGACCTTAAAAAGAAGTAGTCTATTTGATCAGGCTGAAAGGAACCTCTTAGCATGTAGCTTGTACCTTGcgattgatgaaaaaattaactgatttagggtaatttgtttttttagtttaaaatGCAAACTTTTACATTAATGATGAGTATAAGCAATCAACTTTTTTAATCGTCTTAAACCGACTGTTCATCACATAACTATTTTTCAATGGCCCAGTAAACTCATTCAGACTTTGTTGAGAAAGAAATCGAGCCGGGGAGATTTCATGAAATTTAGAAAAACTTGCCATAAGATTATTccaatttttatttcgtttaaATCGTCGGAACGTTGTTTTCACTTTTCGTTTGCTTGTTTGCATGTAAGAAAAGTTCAGTAATACTGATacgaaaacgaaaacttttaaaaatcgCACCGGACATAACAAGTACGTGTCATGATTATAAAGCGACTATATACTGTTTCTCCACACTATTTCTACGCGTCCGAAAACTGATCTGAGCGAGCCTACCAGACTACTTAAGGCCTCTGTAACACTATGAAACGTTTCTTGCAACTCACATGAGTTTTGAGGAACATTTTCATCGACTGGTACCGCAAACCGTTGCGATACAGGTTGCTGGACAGATGTTACGCCTacgcaacaacaaaaaaatttgttgcAGCGTCGCGAGACACGTTGCCCAAACTAAAGCTGATTTCTACTTCTAGCAATAAAGGTGGCAACAAAAATGTTGCCTGAAATGTGTATGGCGAGGTATGTTATCTTGGGCAATTTTTCGTGCAACTTGTGTCGCAACAAAATTGCAAGACGAGTTGCACGAAAAATTGCCTGGTTTAACACGCTTAAAGGCTCATCATATCTGTCTTTATTTTAGATGATAGACAAAATTAGAGAAGAACAGAAAGTTCCTTTCAAAACAGAATTTACCGACGACAGGGTGACGGACGCGGTGGATTACGTCGTACCGGAAGACTTGGAAAgtctaaaagaaaaactggaaaGCTATGACAAAAGACTTAACGAAGAAGGTATCACGGACAGAGAGAGACAAGATATTGAAGAGCGCAAAAAAGAAGTGGAAAAACGACTTAAAGAGTTTGAAAAGCAAGTGGATGATGTCAAAAAGGAGATAGTAGAGAAAAGTGGAGGTTGTTATCCTGCGTCGGCCACCTTTGTAGATGTTGCTGGTAGAAGGCGCCAAATGGAGTCCTTACTAGTAGGGGAAGAAGTAAAGGTCATCACCAACAAAGGTGTCACATCAAAGCCAGTCATCACCTTTATCCACCGTCAACCAGACCTTTTTCAAGAATTTCTGCAAATCACGACCTTGCGGTACAAGAAGATCCTGAAGATCACTGAGGACCATTTGATTTTTGtggagaaaaatggcaaagaaGCCGCCATTCCTGCCAGGGACGTCAAGATTGGAGACATGGTTTACGTAAAGGTCGAAGGCCAAGAAATGTTAGAGAAAGATGCGGTTCAGGGTGTTAGTATTGTTTTCGAGAGAGGTGTGTACGCCCCAGTGACCCTCAGTGGCACCATTCTGGTCAACGATGTCAACACCTCCTGCTACTTTGATGTGTTGTCTCATGTTTGGTTTCACAGAGCTATGGGAGCTGCGCGCGCAGTGTATCACTTGTCTCCTACGATGGCGGAATGGATCAGCAGTATCGGAGAAGAGGATGGATTCCCAGGATGGTGTCGGCTGGGGCATAAACTCTTGCTTACTTGGAATGGTTCATCTTAATCTGTTCCAATCTTTGCGCACCCAAAAAAGTGAGACAATGTCATGTTCTGGGCTGTCAAGTAGCTGCCACATGAGTTCTGTTGTTTTCCAGCCAGAAAtaccagaaaaatttgtttgacTTTTTCTTACGCCAGAATTTATCATGACTCTCTCCTGAGACCACGTGACATTCTTAGCTCATTATTGAAATAGCTGAAGTTTTATTCAAGAGATTCGAACGAAATACTCGCATGCTTAAGTTTTAGCTCCtagttttaaaattgttttaacgTCAATAGTATTCTTTTTTTGCGGCTTTGTCGTCGACTTAGCCGTCGTTTTCTTCTAGTCCCTAATACAGTCAGTGCAAAACATACCTTGATAAGTCGAGAAACTTAATCACTCTTTTTGGGTTCTCACTAAGATATCCTTTAGCTGTCTAGAATAAGActaaaacatctttaattggTTCACGAAATTTTAGGTGGCTACCTCAACAATTTCTATTGGTAATCGCAttatttcgagtgcaatttggaataaatgaaCACGTGTAAAAATTTtcaagactaacaaaattgcactcACCCTACGCGCTCGTGCAAtttttggtctttgaaaattttacaagtGCTTACTTATTCctaattgcacgagaaaaatcatgtcattacttattaataatgcGCGTGAAAATTTTCGCGGTAATTAGGCAGAAGCAACACctgcgtatcacgcaatcacgGAAAAATTGCGACATGAGTTGCACCATCCGGGCTCTCAGTTTGATTGAATGtcaatgcaaaaatttcactttcttgCATTAACTTCAACTTTCTAGACTAATTTCACTTTTGTGCTCTAATTTCACTTTTCTGCACTCCGTTTGGGATATGTAGTTCTATTATGTATGTATTAAAAATAACGTATATCAGTATGTATTAATTAAGTCAAAGGAAAATACTGCATTGACagcaacaatatttattttaagtACCACATTAATGGTTAACCAGTTCAGataaaattttcacatttctgTTTCCAGAatcagaaaacaataataattattcgtTTATGAAACAGAATTAAGATCTTACCATAATAATAACTTATTCAGAAACACACACTTGAATCGTTACGAtgagaaataactttaaatATCTGACGTATGTCACTCAAGCTTTTGTGGAAACAATTTAACCTATTTTCCTGTATATAGTTATGTCCACTCCTTAATTCATTACgagaattgaattgaattgggTGGGTGTGAGTAAGGTGGTCGCAAAGCCAAGTTGACCATGGTGCACTGAATCTAACAATTAAGGAAACTCTGAACAATGTCTGATAAATAGCTAAAGACTCTAAATGTCAGCTTTGTAATTGTCTTTCTGTGGTAAAGACCCTGTTCTACATGTTTTAAAGTTACTTAGCTACttcatgaataaaaaaaaaggatccAAGTTTAAGGTCCAGCTTTAAATTTGCCATTTGAGCTAACCTCTGAGTTAGAGAAATTTCCAAGTTCCATACCATGCTTTGTACATAAACCTTTTCCAATCCATGCATAATGTGAGtgatattttattattatgatatcATGTTTACATGGTCACTTAATTTACACTAAGGTGTGAAACATTTAAGGTATTTCTACTGCTACTCTAAcacctattttgtacaacatgATCAAATTGGAAAAATCGGAAAGCATTTAACAGCAAGCAAAGTTCTATAATTTTTGAAGTGATGCTTTCGTTGTGCTGCTGCTGTcctagcttcttaaactccctaccAGAGACAGTACTGTCATGAGAGACTGTGACGGCAGCACAACAGATCTAAGAAACGTTCACATCATGCAAGACTTCATTAAGCCTTGGTCCTGAAAAGTGGTTGTAATCAAACCCTTCAATGTGACGATAATCTTTCACCACCGTTCATCACGTATCCTTTACTGAGTTTCAAATGATGCGCTAAAAGCCCcagggggggagggggactcctatatggaacagacgggaatGCTTATTGGAAATTTTGagtttaacccctaaaggagaccatctgggctTGGGTCAAGTTTTTTGTGACCcttaaaggagaccaatctggtcgtggcttaagcaaattttgacccctaaaagagaccacttagaaaagaaaaaaaaaaagaaaatttaacttctgtttctctttgcaTAATTCTGTGTTAACTTTCAtcgcggaaccctaaacgagagCTCGGCGGCTTtaaatattggcgctttgcccggaacaccctaagcgggatcaaaatccaaaatttacacccctaagcaaGACGACGaacatccccgtctgtttcacaTGAGTCTCGAAGTCTCCCCCGGGAAAGTGTCCCAGTTGTTATTACTTGTATAGCATAAAAAGCATTTCCCTGTCCTCTTTTTTTACATCAAAATAGCTAAAGTAAAATACTCCGATACTGGCTCTGCCTGAAGATCACACATTCACGACTTCAAGGCGAAAATAGCGGAGTCATTTCTGTGACAAGTCAACGCGGAAAAACGCTTCAAAACATGCTGCAAGTCAACTTTTCCACCATAGAATACCCCTGAAACTAAATGTAGACCGTAATTAAGTGTTTAACTCACCGACTTTCATCTTACCTGACGATAAGTGAGTGAGACATAAAAGTAAAAACGTCCGGAAAGCGAGAGCCCGCAGGTTCAAAGCACCTTCCGCCATGTTGCCGTAAACAACGCAATTCACGTTTAGCCATCACGCATAATCTAGGACATCGACAATTCACGTTTTACAAATCACGAACTTCGTGTTGCACGCATTGAACATcaattttaaagttatttgaaaaaagaattgCGACCAAATCAGTAGGACCATGTGTGAATTGAGTGAAAACAATTAACTTCGGTTAATTTCAAAGATTAAATAGTTtaattcaagaaaaagacaTCCATCATATCTcgtattagtaaatttttagctcaggataatgattttccagctttctgattggttccctaagcccatgatatgagccattatcgttaagtttgaccaaataaggaaaaactgatggcgaatttcttgtgctgaaattttgggggtcggaaaaaatgttttcgcggcgtcttcggtaaagaaaatgtcacgatttgaggaggtttcacccgaaaaaatcaagagaattgcttgaaaatttactaaaacagttattcttctcggacttgccggatatgaactgataataaccaactcggcctacggcctcgttggttatatatatcagctcatatccggcgcgtcctcgaagaataactgttaattagtataaatttactcgtagtctatcgtgaatccatgaatctgattggctatattactcgtagactatctgctgatagtcaacagttgtgaatagccaatgaaaatcgttctccaatttattttgaccaatcgcgaagctttaaattttaaattgtgtatcacgaattttaaattgtatatcacgaagcttcagtgcacatcgcaagcagtgtttgaaaccttgaatttgaattgccgatgtaaacacaataaaacatttttaaccaattaaacgttactttacatttttatgcaatgagaccattgtaaatttatactaaaacaattagactactcgccctcgttttctacgagcgatagtcaactcggctgcgcctcgttgactatctgctcgtagaaaactcgggctcgtagtctaattgttaaatagggaccttcagatcctactacgactacgagtacgagtacgagtttttcaatgtgtacCCGGTGCGCATGCCCGATTGCGTGAGGCTGTCACGTCAACTCGTTCTGTCGTCAAAATCTCGTCGCCGTCTTGACACCAACTacgagattttcaacaaatctcgTCCCCCGACTACGAGTTCACTACAGGTGCAAAGGCGAGTTAAAAGGTTAGTCTTTAAACGCGCGGatacactgtgaaatgttccgtgcaacttgtctcgcaatgttttggcgactTTGTGGCATCTTGTGTTGTGTGTCTACTAAACATTCCCGCGACTGACAAAATGTTATAACTTCGTACTcgcaaaaattactgaaatatttttgttgcgagctgacgacggcaacaacagTGTCTACGAAAGCTAAGAGCCAAGCCTCTCGCGCTCAAAAGTCGTACTCGTATTCGTAGTCGTAGTCGcatctgaaggtccctaattaccacaaaagaacaaaaactgGCTTTGGTGCCTGGCCATAAAATTTAACTTTTACAGCGTACAACATGaagttattttgtttcttgggGTATCAGAAAGAGGAATCGTCAAAACTCAAAACAAGGAAACCGTGTTCCTTTCCAGCGTTATTGCGAAGGGATAAAAGGCTTTTTTAGAACTCGGGAAAGATACTGAAGCATTAAAGGGGTTAAATCCGTAAAAAGAATTTTACCACCAAAAGCACGTAAGTACAGGTCGAAACAAATAGCCTTCACTAAAAGTTACTCTGTACAATACCTATATCATAGAGGGTTGCTGGCCAGCTGACTGAGAAAAAGGTCAATGGACCCCCTTCCAAAAAACAGATGATCcattagaaaaaaagaactgcaAGCCTGTGACTGTTAAGAGTGCTTGTTAACAAAGTCTTCGAGCAACTTCTATCCAAGCAAATCACTGAAGGCTTTTGTGTTCGCCTGAATGATTATCTCACAGGTTATTGAAAGAGGCATAGCTGTGGAACTCACTTATTGTTAATTGAGAGTTGGAGAAAGGTAATGGATGAAGATGTGACTCCGATCTCCTGACTCCAGACGATTGATTTTAATCCGAGTCGATGGAACCACCTAAACTAGGCCCATTCAAAATTTTAGAAATGACGCCACACGATTGGCGACTGTTGGAATATTCTAAAGCgcaatttgtaaaataaacGAGGCATACAATACCATTTGTTGCAGGACTATACCACATTTATGGAAAaacttctgttttctttttaaagttttctttttgtatgtAATCTCAGGTAAAAGAGTCCTTTATCTTTACTCATCTTGTCAATTCTACTCAAGTAAGAAACcttatttcttttatgtttaATTTTCCAAAAGTGAACACATTATCGACGTACCACTGATAGAAATCAAGAGGAAGTAACTACGTGTTGCCTTAAGTGCAGACATTCCAGTGTCACGGTATCACGAGTCCTGGAACAAGTCTCGCAATTTCATATCAGACCGCAAGGAGTCTGCGATCATGAAGGCAAATCTCGGTGTTGCTAAGAAAAAGGAACATGAAAAATTCCTTTTTCGTTTCTGTTCTGTCTGAGAAAAGAGCAAGGTAATTTCTCTGTTCTTTTCGTTTTGCCTGTCAGTAATGATGAAGACGGATACGTTGTAAAgtgaaatgaagagaaaaaactccttttcctttctgttCTGCCTGAGAAAAGAACAAAGTAATTTCTCTGCTGCTCTTTTCGTCCTATTTGGAACTTGGAAGCATgaacatatatacatatgttGCTAAGTCAAAATGAACAAGAAAAactccttttgttttttttcctcttctgcatgaaaaagaacacagaACTTTCCATTCTTACTCCTTTTCCGTCTACCTCCAAAAGTAACATGCAAATTGTCATGTTTCTTTTATCGGTTGTGCCTTGAAAAGGAGGGGTTACGGCTTGGCGATCATTACCGCTGGTGGCTGGACAGAGGATATAGGAATATCCATCCATTGGCTTTCATTTGTGACTATCGCCATTACTTGTTACATACATttaaaaaagttttattttgtttcactcgAGTCATTAACTCCAAAAAGGTAATTATATGCAATGCAGACGTACGGAAGGAGAAAATTTCTTGACATGTAGGGCACGAAGttccggtgttgtggtctggcctttacccaagccagaaacatctggcttggctgctgtgctccAGGATCATTCATGGCCGTTTCGCGTCAGCCATAGGTGCCTTTCATATGCATTCGGCCGATTCCattgagctgcgcccttcgcaattcagccttcgggctgcaaggaagggtgattagcagacacAGTACACTACACCACTAGCAGACACAGTGCACTACACTCAATATTTCTCCAGAACGGACTGTGTTTAACgaatttttcattaaaattaaaacttctCCTCCAAAAACAAGGAGTCCTTGTTGTTCAGCTTGTGAGATCAGGACCCTCTTATGAGTTTGTCGGGTTATAAAGAAAAGACCATCAATTAACACGTTTTGAGTTCAGCCTTTGACCAATGGAGTCACCGATGTTTAAGTCATCCTCCATTTGCAGTTATAAGACTGAAATACTGAATTGATATTGAAGAAATCAGTAGGTTTGTGTTTTCTGTGAATTTAATATCACCACAAGTTTTCCCTTCTTTCAGGTACCAATGCTCTTGTCTTCTAAATTACTGCACAAGACTAACTTGATTAACGGTAATAATTTTCACACCAGTTACTTACTAAGCAAGTTAACCCCCTACTATCAATTCCTGCACTATATAACGTCctttctcgttttttttaGCAAGCGTGGAAGAGAGTCGATGCGTTTCGTGTCAATACGCACCAGAACTTACAGAATGGAAGTCCAAGTAATTTGATTAATTGTTTTCAACCTTAGGCTCATGGTTTTTGAaaagcacatgcgcaatttTTGAATACCTACCGTACCATGATACACTTTTACGTACCACTTGGAAGAGGTAACTGGGAATCTTTGACATATATATGGAAGTGACTCATTACTACAAATTGAACCTagtggacgaaagggatctgtcacgtatggtctaggggccgacatttctctccctccctgcctagagacaggtatctgaaccttggttccaaaagcgacctccgggccgaaatctcggggagcatcgtttggtacgacgctctggcgccacgtccagaggtactgttctcattttctgctttttatgcaaatgatGTGTTCTGGGTGCTCTTCAAGTTTTTGCGCAGGCGCAAGTTTCCTTAAACTAATTTAATCCACTCTTCCGTAagattgaaaaatgaaaatttccccTTCTTTTCCAAAGCGTGTCgtatatttgttttgttccgctttctttcttgtattAATGAAATGGTTCTCGAGTTCTTTAATTAGTTCCCACAAAGCCAAGATCTCAGTCGTTTTACGCATGTTTATGGAGGACCAGCCCCAAAATAGGCAATTTTTGACCATTTCGCTTGCTATAGCATAGGCAGCGGAAGCGATGGGGGACTTGGGGGTCTCAGCCCCCCCccgtatttttttttgggggggttCAGCAAATGTATTGCTTTTCAtcgtaaaatatgcaaatgtgtgATGTTCTTTCCGCCCTCGTCTTCGCgattgcttaaactccctaattagAGAGCTTTGGCAACGTGGATGGCAACCGCAACAagaacgccacaaattaagaatttaaTTGGTCGAGTGACGAAAAacaagcgtgctgcacgtgcggcacacacttatgaacaagtccgtccCGTCatctacaaaacaacaacgtgaaattaccacatttaccgttaAGATGACAACTTAAGCAAACAACcataaatctttaattctctgtaCTTAATTTAACGGCGCGTAGACCAAGCCAGGTTTAGCATTCTTCGTCAACATTATAAAATGAGTTTAAGCAGCCACGGCCGCTACGGTAgataaaacgtcacttaaaaataaacaattgcgCAATGGTcactattttgcaattatttgcTCGCATGCTATATTCTTGACAAATTACGCTAAAAATGGAGCGGTAGAAGCGCCGTAGAATTAAgataaagaatgaaagatgtACTGCTGTGTATTCACGTTGTCgctaaaaccttaaatttttcacgttgtcgtttagcagactacgtcaaagaggTAGGTATTTCGGGACTTCCTTCCACTGTCCACTTGGTTAGACTGCCATCAGAATGAGCACTGATAAACTTAGTTCCATCCGAATGCCAGCTGACGCTCTCCACTTCTTGTGACTGGTCAGAGGATTGGACGGTGAATGCTGCCTGGACACTACACCTCTCGTGATTCCATAGCACAACCAAGCCTTTCttatagccaatcaaaatcttgtTTGCATCCTCGGGGTGTTCCTGAATGGCCTCCACAGAACCAGTATTGGTCTTGCTTTCTTCCTGGACACTCTGCATGACAACATCTTGATAAATGATATACTCCTGGAGCTCAAATGAGTTAATGTCCAGCAGATAGATATTACCACCCTCAGTACCGAGATACAAACGACTGGTTTTCATGGACAGAAAACATACAGACTTATAGTCAAGCAAGAATTACAGGCTACTGCTACCAATCTCATCATCACTACCCCTAGAACCTCGTGGATTTACTTTTTACCCAAAATCCGGGCCATCCTATAGTTTCTGCCTGCAGTTGTCCCACTGAACTCATTTCGAGCTATTTAGATAAGATTATGGCACCTATCGTCAAATCTTTGCCTTCATATATTAAAGACAGTCAAcacgcacttgaaattttccGCGATTTCAATTTCCCCGGCCAAGACAAACTTATTTTCACTATGGACATTTCATCTCTATACACTGTGATTCCCAATAGCGAAGGTCTTCTAgcatttaaatattttttcggTCAACGCACTGTTAAGGAACCAAGCTCGGAAACGCTACTCCGCTTAGCTGAGCTAGTTTTAACActaaactgtttttcattcgCCGGCAACTATTACAAGCAAATTAACGGTGTAGCTATGGGCACAAAAATGGGACCCGCAGCTACGCCAATCTTTTTGTAGGATACGTAGAACACCAATTTTTCAATCAGTACGACGGCCCCAAACCTGACTTCTACGGTCGCTACATTGACGACTGCATCGGTGCAATTTCAGCCAGCAGAGAGGAACTCAATCGTTTTATTacttcagtcaattcttttcatacAGCTCTAAAATatacctgggaaatttcagaAACTTCGCTGGCTTTTCTAGATATCAAAGTCTCTATCAATGGCAACGGTTTACGTACTAGTGTGCACTACAAACCCACAGATTCTCACAGTTATTTGTTGCATTCATCATCCCACCCATCCCATGTCAAAAATTCCATTCCCTATTCTCAATTTCTTAGACTCCGACGTCTGTGCAGTGATGACTCTGatttttctaacaaatcccaagaaatgtgccagtttttcgaaaaacgtgGCTATCCTGCTTCTGTAATTCAAACGGCCCATCACCGTGCTCAACAAACTGTTCGACGGTCAGCACTACAAAcgtcacaaaaagaaaaaaatgacagaattccattTACCCTCACATTTCACCCTCACAATAACCCAGTAAAAGCCATCATCcttaacaactttaaaatactgcaaaatgatcctgaaactggtgcaattttttcgcaaccaccgctgatttcattcaaacgcgacaaaaacgtaGGCAACTTTCTAGTCAGACGCACATTCAAAGCAATTGAGAAGCCTGGTACTTTCAAATGCGCGCGCtcgcgatgcaaaacttgtcctttcGTCCAAAACGCTGACAAAATATCAGGCCCTAAGCGATCTGTTAAGATCACTGATCGTTTCACGTGTACCTCGGCAAATgttatctattgcataacctgcacattatgcaaaaagctatacattggcgaaacaggaagacgactaggcgaccgattccgagaacacctacgtgacgttgagaaagatgacaaagacgcatcgaaaccagtcgcgcgacattttaatctccctaaccATTCTAAAGAACACATGTCAATTTGCGGTCTTTCCCTACATCAGGGTACCACAGACAGCCGCAaaaacctagagcaaagattcatttttcaaatcggcacccttaatccccacggcatcaacgaactcttttcattcaattaatttattcctgtttttcgcgtaacctagtttccaccaatagcatagctccttgttctgtatataaaccttacactacccataattcatctattcgctctgacgaagggctaacgctcgaaacgtcagcttttcaacctctgtacggtggtcaatttaccttatcaactccgttgataaaccaaagtttcgtgtatcactcccccaccgacgcagcaccacagtttctttagaaactaatccccctTACGTCAAAGAATGCTACTTTAAGTGtttgccgcacgtgcagcacgattatttttcttcattcaaccaatcagatcattgttttctcgcCCCGTTGTCGTTactgttgccgtcgtcattgaTTAAAAATCAGGGAGCTTTAGTATCGACGACGgggacggcaacgacaacgccacaaataaacgatttgattggtcgagtgaggaaaataagcgtgctgcacatGTGGCACGCAcgtatgaacaag is a window from the Acropora palmata chromosome 14, jaAcrPala1.3, whole genome shotgun sequence genome containing:
- the LOC141866090 gene encoding uncharacterized protein LOC141866090 isoform X3, whose amino-acid sequence is MLSLIGVVTKFEVFQIVISLVLPYATKEPLAITSQVKMNIPAYASPNLRIGRSYDAKTSKDGIDIYPGNIEIEETNVNQFNFEYRVIKSIKDTKDLLNISGALSLKVKAGLVSVSGSGKYLCDKKKTKDTTEVLAVLKCLTVSETIRGLPKLADDVASGKIIYGLGTHYARSITYGGELAVSLSIKNTSSSKTLDIEGCASGAVNAIAVDVSLDAQLKKLTAKCSDLSDISIKYYSTDLPSKVPTDLEELVELIKGFPSRLEKINEGKGIPLQFELQPISYALQKEGPFVSNLLPFEEDQLEQYYDDLRAAQTRINLYQESNGDEDDKVSRLLDESHAVMKKFVQTITLIGSSGGLDEMIESCFDAYRKALDGGSTAGKFCRKWEQIISKKKPIPPTTNITLPGGDPLTVVLIGKTGNGKSSAGNQILGQNLFRVSDGATSETEKCTKKTRTEEREITVIDTPGVIDTKIVKKVRSLKGAVGFMKELATSLKEVAKMFVYAPRGFDAILLLAQFGSRFTRDDDDALKMLLKFLKEDSQNYMILVLTHGDEAEYHASEERIAVEEYLKNWIDRMDDWLKKFIHEGIKDRVVLFNCRLKPDKKPEAYKKQLCKLIEMIDKIREEQKVPFKTEFTDDRVTDAVDYVVPEDLESLKEKLESYDKRLNEEGITDRERQDIEERKKEVEKRLKEFEKQVDDVKKEIVEKSGGCYPASATFVDVAGRRRQMESLLVGEEVKVITNKGVTSKPVITFIHRQPDLFQEFLQITTLRYKKILKITEDHLIFVEKNGKEAAIPARDVKIGDMVYVKVEGQEMLEKDAVQGVSIVFERGVYAPVTLSGTILVNDVNTSCYFDVLSHVWFHRAMGAARAVYHLSPTMAEWISSIGEEDGFPGWCRLGHKLLLTWNGSS
- the LOC141866090 gene encoding uncharacterized protein LOC141866090 isoform X5; protein product: MNIPAYASPNLRIGRSYDAKTSKDGIDIYPGNIEIEETNVNQFNFEYRVIKSIKDTKDLLNISGALSLKVKAGLVSVSGSGKYLCDKKKTKDTTEVLAVLKCLTVSETIRGLPKLADDVASGKIIYGLGTHYARSITYGGELAVSLSIKNTSSSKTLDIEGCASGAVNAIAVDVSLDAQLKKLTAKCSDLSDISIKYYSTDLPSKVPTDLEELVELIKGFPSRLEKINEGKGIPLQFELQPISYALQKEGPFVSNLLPFEEDQLEQYYDDLRAAQTRINLYQESNGDEDDKVSRLLDESHAVMKKFVQTITLIGSSGGLDEMIESCFDAYRKALDGGSTAGKFCRKWEQIISKKKPIPPTTNITLPGGDPLTVVLIGKTGNGKSSAGNQILGQNLFRVSDGATSETEKCTKKTRTEEREITVIDTPGVIDTKIVKKVRSLKGAVGFMKELATSLKEVAKMFVYAPRGFDAILLLAQFGSRFTRDDDDALKMLLKFLKEDSQNYMILVLTHGDEAEYHASEERIAVEEYLKNWIDRMDDWLKKFIHEGIKDRVVLFNCRLKPDKKPEAYKKQLCKLIEMIDKIREEQKVPFKTEFTDDRVTDAVDYVVPEDLESLKEKLESYDKRLNEEGITDRERQDIEERKKEVEKRLKEFEKQVDDVKKEIVEKSGGCYPASATFVDVAGRRRQMESLLVGEEVKVITNKGVTSKPVITFIHRQPDLFQEFLQITTLRYKKILKITEDHLIFVEKNGKEAAIPARDVKIGDMVYVKVEGQEMLEKDAVQGVSIVFERGVYAPVTLSGTILVNDVNTSCYFDVLSHVWFHRAMGAARAVYHLSPTMAEWISSIGEEDGFPGWCRLGHKLLLTWNGSS
- the LOC141866090 gene encoding uncharacterized protein LOC141866090 isoform X2, with the protein product MIAYLVEIILKLFVCHKGLCGGRIIHFQHNFTVACPQVFQIVISLVLPYATKEPLAITSQVKMNIPAYASPNLRIGRSYDAKTSKDGIDIYPGNIEIEETNVNQFNFEYRVIKSIKDTKDLLNISGALSLKVKAGLVSVSGSGKYLCDKKKTKDTTEVLAVLKCLTVSETIRGLPKLADDVASGKIIYGLGTHYARSITYGGELAVSLSIKNTSSSKTLDIEGCASGAVNAIAVDVSLDAQLKKLTAKCSDLSDISIKYYSTDLPSKVPTDLEELVELIKGFPSRLEKINEGKGIPLQFELQPISYALQKEGPFVSNLLPFEEDQLEQYYDDLRAAQTRINLYQESNGDEDDKVSRLLDESHAVMKKFVQTITLIGSSGGLDEMIESCFDAYRKALDGGSTAGKFCRKWEQIISKKPIPPTTNITLPGGDPLTVVLIGKTGNGKSSAGNQILGQNLFRVSDGATSETEKCTKKTRTEEREITVIDTPGVIDTKIVKKVRSLKGAVGFMKELATSLKEVAKMFVYAPRGFDAILLLAQFGSRFTRDDDDALKMLLKFLKEDSQNYMILVLTHGDEAEYHASEERIAVEEYLKNWIDRMDDWLKKFIHEGIKDRVVLFNCRLKPDKKPEAYKKQLCKLIEMIDKIREEQKVPFKTEFTDDRVTDAVDYVVPEDLESLKEKLESYDKRLNEEGITDRERQDIEERKKEVEKRLKEFEKQVDDVKKEIVEKSGGCYPASATFVDVAGRRRQMESLLVGEEVKVITNKGVTSKPVITFIHRQPDLFQEFLQITTLRYKKILKITEDHLIFVEKNGKEAAIPARDVKIGDMVYVKVEGQEMLEKDAVQGVSIVFERGVYAPVTLSGTILVNDVNTSCYFDVLSHVWFHRAMGAARAVYHLSPTMAEWISSIGEEDGFPGWCRLGHKLLLTWNGSS